AGGTGGTGGTAGTGCGGATATGATTGCGCGTTTAGGACAGATTATTTATACTTCTACCACTTTAGATCCTCATGCTGGTGTGTGGATAGAGGTTGAAGGACAACCTTTAGAGTTACTAGGTGGAGAAGGATTAATGATTGGTCAACCGATGACGCGTCAAGATTTTGAGGAGAATTTTGCCCTAGAAGCAACGAATTAAAAAAAGTATGGTCCTAACCTAACAGCAGTTAGGACAAAAATAGGTTAGTCTGGTTTGATCCACATTAAGACTGCGCCGTATTCTACAGGTTGTCCATTTTCTGCGACAATCTCCATTACTTGTCCTGCTATTTCTGACTCAATCTCGTTCATTAATTTCATCGCTTCGATAATACAAACACTTTGACCAACGCTAATGCGATCGCCTATTTCTACATAAGAAGGTTCTCCAGGAGCGGGAGCGCGGTAAAATGTACCTACCATAGGACAAGTAATCGCCACTAAGTTTTTATCTACTGGAGAGCTTACAGAAGATTCTGACGTGCTCACAGATGGTGTTGGTATTAAAGGTGTTGACTGAATCGTTTCTACGACGTTGTTAACCGCTATTGGGGATAACCCCTGACGGACATTCAACTCAAAATCTTTGCTTTTGAGGTTAAGTTCAGTGATGTTAGTTTGCGCGATCGCGCTCAATAATTCACGTAGCTGTTGATAATCTATTGACACTAGTCATATATCCTCTTTCATTGTGCAGAAGTGAATTGTCAGGATAAACTGACAATCAACCCCTTACTATATTTTACCTATCGTTTATTCTCTACCTAGATATGTATCAGTACGAGTATCAATTTTAATGCGTTCACCTATAGAAATAAATAGAGGAACCATTACTTGAGCACCTGTTTCTACGATAGCGGGTTTAGTTCCACCTGTAGCGGTATCTCCTTTAACTCCTGGATCTGTTTCGGTGACAGCTAGTACTACTGACATAGGTAATTCTACCTCTAGTATTTGACCATTCCAAAACAAGACGTTGACTTCCATACCCTCATGGATATACTTAACGCGATCGCCGATTTGGGAAGCATTAAGAGAAGTCTCTTCAAAACTCTCCATATCCATAAAAACGTATTGTTCTGCGTCTTTATAGGTATGTTGCATAGTGCGTTTTTCGATAGTAGCTTGAGGAACAGTTTCCCCAGCGCGAAAAGTGCGTTCAACCACGTTTCCTGATTGGACATTTTTTAATTTAGTACGGACGAAAGCTGAACCTTTACCGGGTTTAACGTGAAGGAACTCCACCACGCGCCACACAGATCCATCTAATTCTATGGTTACACCAGGGCGAAAATCGTTACTAGAAATCATGAAATTCTCATCACAGGCTCACAGACAAGATATTATTTTACCCGATGATAGACAGAATCGCTCTGGTATTTTTCTGTTTTTGAACCATTTACTCTTAAAATGCTTATTGATGTTGATTAAATTATT
The sequence above is drawn from the Gloeocapsa sp. DLM2.Bin57 genome and encodes:
- the accB gene encoding acetyl-CoA carboxylase biotin carboxyl carrier protein encodes the protein MSIDYQQLRELLSAIAQTNITELNLKSKDFELNVRQGLSPIAVNNVVETIQSTPLIPTPSVSTSESSVSSPVDKNLVAITCPMVGTFYRAPAPGEPSYVEIGDRISVGQSVCIIEAMKLMNEIESEIAGQVMEIVAENGQPVEYGAVLMWIKPD
- the efp gene encoding elongation factor P; this encodes MISSNDFRPGVTIELDGSVWRVVEFLHVKPGKGSAFVRTKLKNVQSGNVVERTFRAGETVPQATIEKRTMQHTYKDAEQYVFMDMESFEETSLNASQIGDRVKYIHEGMEVNVLFWNGQILEVELPMSVVLAVTETDPGVKGDTATGGTKPAIVETGAQVMVPLFISIGERIKIDTRTDTYLGRE